In a single window of the Biomphalaria glabrata chromosome 5, xgBioGlab47.1, whole genome shotgun sequence genome:
- the LOC106059058 gene encoding heparan sulfate glucosamine 3-O-sulfotransferase 5-like translates to MGGGEKCSTIFNNPPNMRRSFRRWFRSCSIAFPAVLFLYVTVFHNGFLFAAITYGTGPLDDVIANSNKGFRKLLEEGLLERDRYNGTVPVHRLPQSIIIGARKCGTRALIEFLELHPQINSPTDEMHFFSNDTNYKMGLDWYRKKMPLSYPDQITIEKTPRYFISKISPSRVHRMNSSVKLIAILRHPTTRVISDYTQICANKMAKNETAEAFEYLALNRQTGHINPEYRAIKISMYHLHIARWLELFPLKQLHIVDGDNLIVNPLEEIRKVETFLNLPHRISKDSLYFNNTRGFYCMRKTKNGPEKCLGANKGRKHANISEKIIHKLDKFFKPHNERLFKLIKRRFRWR, encoded by the coding sequence ATGGGAGGTGGTGAGAAATGTAGTACCATCTTTAATAATCCCCCTAACATGAGGCGCAGTTTCCGCCGCTGGTTTCGCTCCTGCTCCATAGCTTTTCCGGCAGTCCTATTCCTCTACGTCACTGTCTTTCACAACGGCTTTCTCTTTGCGGCCATCACTTACGGAACCGGACCTCTGGATGACGTCATCGCCAACAGCAATAAAGGTTTCCGTAAGCTGCTGGAGGAGGGTCTCTTAGAGAGGGACCGGTACAACGGGACGGTGCCCGTTCATCGCCTTCCCCAATCTATTATTATTGGGGCGAGAAAGTGTGGCACTCGGGCTCTGATAGAGTTCCTTGAGCTGCACCCTCAGATCAACTCACCCACGGACGAAATGCATTTTTTCAGCAATGACACGAACTACAAAATGGGTCTGGACTGGTACCGCAAAAAGATGCCGCTGTCCTATCCAGACCAGATCACCATCGAGAAGACGCCGAGGTACTTTATCTCCAAGATCAGCCCGAGCAGGGTGCATCGCATGAACAGCTCCGTCAAGCTGATCGCGATTTTGCGGCACCCCACCACTCGGGTCATCTCCGACTACACCCAGATCTGCGCCAACAAAATGGCCAAGAACGAGACGGCCGAGGCGTTTGAATACTTGGCCTTAAACCGCCAGACGGGCCATATTAATCCAGAGTACAGGGCCATAAAGATAAGTATGTATCACCTGCACATCGCAAGGTGGCTAGAGCTGTTTCCCCTCAAACAGCTGCACATTGTGGATGGTGACAATCTTATTGTGAATCCCCTGGAAGAGATTAGGAAGGTAGAGACATTTCTGAACTTGCCTCACCGCATCAGCAAAGACAGTTTATATTTCAACAACACTCGAGGCTTCTACTGCATGCGGAAAACGAAAAACGGACCCGAAAAATGTTTGGGCGCCAACAAGGGGAGAAAACACGCGAACATTAGTGAGAAAATCATTCACAAATTGGATAAGTTTTTTAAGCCACATAATGAGAGGCTGTTTAAACTTATTAAAAGACGATTCAGGTGGAGGTGA